The region GATACCAGCCGGCTCGACGCGTTGATGAACCTGATCGGCGAGCTGGTCCTGGTGCGCAACCGGCTCGTGGCCCTGCGCGTGCGCAGCGGCGGCGAGGTGGCGGAACAGGCGATCTACAGCCTCGACCTGATCACCTCAGAGCTGCAGTCCGCCGTCATGAAACTGCGCATGCAGCCGATCCGCAAGGTCTTCGGCCGCTTTCCGCGCGTGGCGCGCGACGTGGCGCGGACGCTCGGCAAGGAAGTGGAGCTGCAGCTCGAAGGCGAGGAGACGGAACTCGACAAGAACCTCGTCGAGGTGCTGGCCGATCCCCTCGTGCACCTGGTGCGCAACGCCGTCGATCACGGCGTCGAGTCGCCTGACGAGCGCGAGGCGCTCGGCAAGCCGCGGGTCGGCCATGTGCTGCTCTCCGCCGCCCAGGAGGGCAACGCGATCGTCATCGCCATCGAGGACGACGGCAAGGGCATGGACCCCGAGGTCCTGCGCCGCAAGGCGGTCGAGAAAGGACTGTACTCCGCCGACGCGGCGCATCGCCTCAGCGACTCCGAGGCCTGGGACCTGATCTTCATGGCGGGGTTCTCGACCTGCGCCAAGGTGAGCGACGTCTCGGGCCGCGGGGTCGGCATGGACGTAGTGCGCACCGCCATCGCCCGGCTCAACGGCAATATCACCATCGAATCCAAGGTCGGCGTCGGCACCCGGCTGGAAATCCGCCTGCCGCTGACGCTGGCCATCTTCCCTACCTTGCTGGTGAAGGTAAGCGAGCGCCGCTACGCCCTGCCGCTGGCCGGCGTACGCGAACTGCTCGAGCTGGACAACTGCCGCACGCGGCGGGTCGAGGGCCGGGAAGTGGTCATGCTGCGCGACGAGACCATGCCGCTGCACTGGTTGTCGGACTGGTTCGCACCGGACCGGCCGCGCATCGACTCGCACCACGCGGTCGTCGTCGATCTCGGTGCCGGCGATCTCGTCGCGCTGGTGGTGGACGAGCTGCTGGGCCAGGAGGACGTGGTCATCAAGCCGCTCGGCAGCGTGCTCGAGGGGCTCCCCGGATTTGCCGGCGCGACCATCACCGGCGACGGCAGCATCGCCCTGATTC is a window of Wenzhouxiangella sp. XN24 DNA encoding:
- a CDS encoding chemotaxis protein CheA, producing AAAPSPPPAGTAAPKPAAPAAKAAPAAAAKPSAPVDTTLRVDTSRLDALMNLIGELVLVRNRLVALRVRSGGEVAEQAIYSLDLITSELQSAVMKLRMQPIRKVFGRFPRVARDVARTLGKEVELQLEGEETELDKNLVEVLADPLVHLVRNAVDHGVESPDEREALGKPRVGHVLLSAAQEGNAIVIAIEDDGKGMDPEVLRRKAVEKGLYSADAAHRLSDSEAWDLIFMAGFSTCAKVSDVSGRGVGMDVVRTAIARLNGNITIESKVGVGTRLEIRLPLTLAIFPTLLVKVSERRYALPLAGVRELLELDNCRTRRVEGREVVMLRDETMPLHWLSDWFAPDRPRIDSHHAVVVDLGAGDLVALVVDELLGQEDVVIKPLGSVLEGLPGFAGATITGDGSIALILDARSLVARHGDPPAAPAREAS